Proteins encoded in a region of the Diadema setosum chromosome 7, eeDiaSeto1, whole genome shotgun sequence genome:
- the LOC140231208 gene encoding uncharacterized protein, protein MSHTKSRSSREAIPAGPLDVRDAFFTSLLLLGFDCEEMEGKYYTPFSKDMFALPNKKCFEVVMHFLFHKLNPAMAQDKFRYCWPIFDKKQEQNFRKVVYNWLSEVKKEEGDCFLPRIVPSLFLSPGGDKFYNLLLHFSRYVMHKTILGENGAKERELLLYPEVPAKKPHLVGLVGRGLQASCVRHRNSFLAQLQQDLILQEQWSAYAKELVSDYRRLTKQVRELEQQIRQEEALLMEQAQARGSPSLSKRRRSGALLEAEWDMMAIKRTQQVQKVRDMWTTVGKCLMNQRHERDVVESILEGAASRYRVDGSELNVQVPEMLLRECHKEIEKRNVGNTYQGGKLNLVSLIQLWNLSLRLYLEKLHQAPIADCDSIQPSVVTHVHTHHAHLTNLQALRSSMSREVLPSIKSSIKSLNQQLQVGRDVPTRDGSPRGARSHFLEQGLWLLPATPPVSFEPASVAQAGIDTPTRPISGALGKTSPTVDTPEAVSTLLHTVGRAVQQQGSLTQGTPTSALKLLRDQINRPSKLPKPVLHEASQKIDRRRIKSAPAKAGSSGTEETFLNVEDTLKQEETHRTETSHGSPSSSTSMRGPDHGMTQPRKAAKESRTAPSRKSKASLMRATPKQSARRVGGLHGASKSSKKQSTPSSTSHVGMSPLAKPVGVPTSSSVSRAHDMLIDQIADAVVGAANGSQEFKGLMDTPPSSSMGHGKSPIPHAVEDPLSELDQSAFITRDKLRHSPVSVSAQHTTHRTPTVTDSTKLNGESPVASKQTDRDAFITRDKLRHSPASVLTQYTAQRTPTRANSALGEESIIPSKQTDRDAFITKDKLHHSPVSLPSEHSSQRKPGSAGSRSRAGQSADTPVRDKMGSPPDADEQLLTGMESLVNGDNESPVGSLINLDASSPAQEEFYNGKQTDTHGVELRDLSFRLAEGLSLHQGTPPEGRHTPNINNSASLLDTGSPFYLDADSFNSSPLGNVGSEPSFDGTDGLVSNTPAKVTTPLGLIEMDQQLSEIFGTRTPQLPGRLRGRVSSASPTFISNRDSAGKGISPSVDRVKANLDLGSSPLSEELSDVLQGDMFSVGYESKESDEIKAKFPIRENVRKSGIMSSRKDSAPPKKHGSNGSQKSVTFSDHVDEHNISSRSVADGSFIGGEVFDDDGTATPLGMHSASESSHTLPTSFTNGSTTAPSPSLDGSKLPDTYVSPLPNGKVEGNVFSLDDPLEDDQDSLLESSVRIEDLLVHVSPAITPSATPNLRGSRMSSSRLSSASPGSMSRSASKPTYLLSPHLNDSSGLSLPADISGLSLDNEGLLSTHDASILKDRSNSQLITPDRKATPNLKSSQLLKPHSIQNSPKSALDFDILDEDESVLLPSSPYGQSPLAHPPTAALGQLIDF, encoded by the exons ATGAGTCACACCAAGTCCAGGAGCTCCAGGGAGGCCATTCCGGCGGGTCCACTGGATGTTCGGGATGCATTTTTCACAAGTCTCCTCCTCCTTGGGTTCGACTGCGAGGAAATGGAAGGAAAGTACTACACCCCATTCTCAAA AGACATGTTTGCCCTTCCCAATAAGAAGTGCTTTGAGGTGGTGATGCATTTCCTGTTTCACAAGTTGAACCCAGCCATGGCCCAGGACAAGTTCAG GTATTGCTGGCCAATATTTGACAAGAAGCAAGAGCAGAATTTCCGTAAAGTGGTCTACAATTGGCTGTCAGAAGTCAAG AAAGAGGAGGGAGACTGTTTCCTGCCAAGAATCGTTCCCTCGCTCTTCCTCTCACCGGGAGGAGACAAGTTCTACAACCTCCTGCTGCATTTCAGTCGCTACGTCATGCACAAAACAATCCTTGGTGAAAATG GAGCCAAGGAGCGCGAGTTGCTCCTCTACCCAGAGGTCCCAGCCAAGAAGCCCCACCTTGTGGGCTTGGTGGGGCGGGGCCTGCAGGCCAGCTGTGTGCGGCACCGGAACTCCTTCCTGGCTCAGCTGCAGCAAGATCTGATCCTTCAGGAGCAGTGGAGTGCCTATGCAAA GGAGCTAGTGTCGGACTACAGGCGTCTGACCAAGCAGGTTCGTGAATTGGAACAGCAGATTCGGCAGGAGGAGGCGCTGCTGATGGAGCAGGCCCAAGCCAGAGGGAGCCCTTCGCTTAGCAAGCGCCGCCGCTCGGGAGCACTGCTGGAGGCGGAGTGGGATATGATGGCCATCAAGAGGACACAGCAAGTCCAGAAA GTGCGGGACATGTGGACGACAGTTGGGAAGTGCCTTATGAACCAGCGGCATGAGCGGGACGTGGTGGAGTCAATCTTGGAGGGCGCGGCCAGTCGGTACCGTGTTGATGGCTCTGAGCTGAATGTCCAGGTGCCAGAGATGCTCCTCCGAGAGTGccataaagaaatagaaaag CGGAACGTTGGCAACACGTACCAGGGTGGGAAGTTGAATTTGGTGTCCCTCATTCAACTCTGGAACCTGTCTCTCAGATTGTACTTGGAGAAGCTTCATCAAG CTCCCATTGCTGACTGTGACAGCATTCAGCCCAGTGTTGTGACTCACGTCCACACCCACCATGCACATTTAACCAACCTCCAGGCCCTAAG GTCATCCATGAGCCGAGAGGTACTCCCATCCATCAAGTCATCCATCAAATCACTGAACCAGCAGCTGCAGGTTGGCAGGGATGTCCCCACCAGGGATGGCAGCCCCAGAGGTGCAAGGAGTCAT TTTTTAGAGCAAGGCCTGTGGTTGCTACCGGCAACCCCTCCAGTATCGTTTGAACCGGCCAGTGTGGCTCAGGCTGGCATCGACACGCCCACCAGACCAATCTCGGGGGCACTTGGGAAGACCTCTCCCACAG TGGACACTCCTGAGGCGGTGTCCACCCTGCTCCACACTGTGGGCCGAGCCGTCCAGCAGCAGGGCAGCCTGACTCAAGGGACACCAACCTCTGCTCTCAAGCTCCTCAGAGACCAGATCAACAG GCCTTCCAAACTGCCCAAGCCCGTCCTCCATGAAGCGAGCCAGAAGATTGACCGGCGGCGAATCAAGTCTGCCCCCGCTAAGGCGGGGAGTAGCGGGACCGAAGAGACGTTCCTGAATGTGGAAGATACACTCAAG CAAGAAGAAACACACCGAACAGAGACCTCCCATGGGAGCCCCAGCTCATCTACAAGCATGCGTGGCCCGGATCATGGCATGACACAACCCCGTAAAGCGGCCAAGGAAAGCCGTACAGCGCCCTCACGGAAGTCCAAGGCTTCTCTCATGAGGGCCACTCCAAAGCAGAGTGCAAGGAGAGTAGGAGGACTG CATGGGGCATCAAAATCAAGTAAGAAGCAGTCAACCCCATCGTCTACTTCTCACGTTGGCATGTCTCCACTGGCCAAGCCAGTGGGTGTCCCCACAAGCTCCTCAGTGTCCAGGGCCCATGATATGCTCATTGATCAG ATTGCTGATGCAGTTGTTGGAGCTGCGAATGGGTCACAGGAATTCAAGGGCCTGATGGACACGCCCCCATCCTCGTCAATGGGCCATGGGAAGTCCCCCATTCCCCATGCTGTGGAAGATCCCTTATCCGAACTTG ATCAAAGTGCCTTCATAACAAGAGATAAGCTTCGCCATTCGCCAGTCTCAGTGTCGGCGCAGCACACAACGCACAGGACTCCAACAGTCACAGACTCGACCAAATTGAATGGAGAAAGTCCCGTCGCATCAAAACAAACCGACCGAGATGCCTTCATTACGAGAGACAAGCTGCGTCACTCCCCAGCCTCAGTTCTAACACAATACACCGCACAAAGGACTCCCACTAGAGCAAACTCTGCGTTAGGTGAAGAAAGCATCATTCCCTCAAAACAGACCGATAGGGACGCATTCATCACAAAAGACAAACTTCACCATTCCCCCGTCTCTCTCCCATCGGAGCATTCCTCACAAAGGAAACCCGGGAGTGCTGGTTCCAGATCAAGGGCGGGGCAATCAGCTGACACTCCTGTGCGTGACAAAATGGGCTCTCCTCCGGATGCAGACGAGCAACTTCTGACAGGAATGGAAAGCTTGGTCAATGGGGACAATGAGTCGCCTGTCGGCAGCCTGATTAATTTGGACGCGTCTTCACCGGCACAAGAAGAGTTTTATAATGGGAAGCAAACTGACACACATGGTGTCGAGTTGAGAGATCTCAGTTTCAGGCTTGCAGAGGGTTTAAGTCTACACCAAGGGACACCACCAGAGGGGAGACACACGCCCAATATCAATAACTCTGCTTCCCTACTAGACACTGGGTCTCCATTTTACTTGGACGCTGACAGTTTTAATTCATCCCCACTTGGCAACGTGGGTAGTGAACCATCATTTGATGGAACAGATGGTTTAGTCAGCAACACTCCAGCAAAAGTCACCACCCCTCTAGGGCTCATAGAGATGGACCAGCAGCTGTCTGAGATATTTGGCACCAGGACGCCACAGCTGCCTGGAAGGTTGCGAGGCAGAGTTAGCAGCGCTTCACCAACTTTCATATCAAACAGAGACTCTGCAGGTAAAGGCATATCACCGAGTGTTGACAGAGTCAAGGCAAACCTTGATCTTGGCTCCTCGCCACTCTCAGAAGAACTGAGCGATGTTCTGCAGGGAGACATGTTCAGTGTTGGCTATGAAAGCAAGGAGTCTGACGAGATCAAAGCAAAATTTCCAATCAGGGAGAATGTACGAAAGTCTGGCATCATGTCCTCTCGCAAGGATTCGGCACCACCCAAGAAGCATGGGAGCAACGGCTCCCAGAAATCGGTGACTTTTTCGGATCACGTAGATGAGCACAACATCAGCTCGCGCAGTGTTGCAGATGGCTCTTTCATCGGTGGAGAGGTTTTTGACGACGATGGGACAGCCACTCCGTTGGGGATGCACTCTGCCAGTGAATCCAGCCATACGTTACCCACGTCATTCACCAATGGGTCAACCACTGCACCCTCACCTTCACTGGACGGGAGCAAACTCCCCGACACTTATGTGAGCCCCTTGCCCAATGGGAAAGTGGAGGGGAATGTCTTCAGCCTGGACGATCCCTTGGAGGACGACCAGGACTCCCTCTTGGAATCGTCGGTCAGGATAGAAGACCTCCTCGTTCACGTTTCTCCAGCCATAACACCCTCCGCCACACCCAATCTCCGTGGAAGCCGGATGTCATCCAGCCGTCTTTCGTCTGCCTCTCCTGGTTCCATGTCCAGGTCAGCCTCCAAGCCCACCTATCTCCTCTCCCCACATCTGAATGATAGCTCGGGGCTATCGCTCCCTGCGGACATCTCTGGTCTCTCTCTGGACAACGAGGGCCTCCTATCCACACATGATGCATCCATCTTAAAGGACAGATCAAACTCGCAGCTTATCACACCGGACAGGAAAGCTACACCAAATTTGAAATCTTCACAGCTTTTAAAGCCACACAGCATTCAGAACTCGCCTAAATCGGCTCTGGACTTTGACATATTAG